Proteins encoded within one genomic window of Gasterosteus aculeatus chromosome 18, fGasAcu3.hap1.1, whole genome shotgun sequence:
- the LOC120814399 gene encoding uncharacterized protein LOC120814399 isoform X11, with protein MAEFRGIQTSLLLILMLQFTEAATEQRLTVRDGDEVTLPCNSVTEDQNNCDSTVWLFTYSRSTQAVVLVRNGQIDEAKAESDRLSVSQNCSLVMKKVTHGDVGRYVCREFRPGGQHKDAEVHLSVVSMTEETNRDKVTLRCSVWTYERCEHTVKWMNGGQHVDKDNEEVKTSPSLCFASLSFKTSHFFYTSSFTSLKCEVTDGDKVMQFSPSGDKTVWVYVLSAVVLVALLIIIVFVVKWKINKGNTTRTNNNDVPTAPPAAEAPLTDVSMSLSGHVVSSMQAGPEDGVSYATISYTQKADSKAQGRSNHGDDAVTYSTVKASSADPSNVYASIT; from the exons aTGGCTGAATTCAGAGGGATTCAAACCTCTTTGCTGCTGATTCTGATGCTTCAGTTTACAG aagcagcaacagaacaacgtctcactgtcagagatggagatgaagtcACTTTGCCTTGTAACAGTGTGACTGAGGACCAGAACAACTGTGACTCTACTGTGTGGCTCTTCACTTATTCAAGAAGCACACAAGCAGTAGTTCTGGTTAGAAACGGGCAGATTGATGAAGCCAAAGCTGAATCAGACAGACTGAGTGTTTCACAGAACTGTTCTCTGGTTATGAAGAAGGTCACACATGGAGATGTTGGTCGTTATGTCTGCAgagagttcagaccaggaggACAACATAAAGATGCTGAGGTTCATCTGTCTGTTGTTTCCA TGACTGAAGAGACGAACAGAGACAAGGTGACGTTAAGATGCTCTGTGTGGACGTATGAACGATGTGAACACACAGTGAAGTGGATGAATGGTGGTCAACATGTGGACAAAGACAACGAAGAAGTGAAGACATCACCGTCTCTCTGCTTCGCCTCTCTGTCCTTTAAGACTTCTCACTTCTTTTACACATCAAGCTTCACTTCATTGAAGTGTGAAGTGACCgatggagacaaagtgatgCAGTTTTCTCCCTCAGGTGATAAAACAG TTTGGGTCTACGTCCTTTCGGCCGTTGTTCTTGTTGCTCTCTTGATAATCATCGTGTTTGTCGTCAAATGGAAGATCAAcaaag GCAACACAACACGGACGAACAACAACGAT GTGCCGACCGCCCCCCCGGCTGCAGAAGCCCCTCTCACG GATGTGTCCATGTCCCTGAGCGGCCATGTTGTCTCCTCCATGCAGGCCGGTCCTGAAGACGGTGTGTCCTACGCCACCATCAGCTACACCCAGAAGGCCGACAGTAAAGCCCAG GGTCGGAGTAACCATGGCGATGATGCGGTGACCTACTCGACCGTGAAAGCTTCCTCCGCTGATCCCAGCAACGTCTACGCCAGCATCACCTGA
- the LOC120814399 gene encoding uncharacterized protein LOC120814399 isoform X3, with protein sequence MAEFRGIQTSLLLILMLQFTEAATEQRLTVRDGDEVTLPCNSVTEDQNNCDSTVWLFTYSRSTQAVVLVRNGQIDEAKAESDRLSVSQNCSLVMKKVTHGDVGRYVCREFRPGGQHKDAEVHLSVVSMTEETNRDKVTLRCSVWTYERCEHTVKWMNGGQHVDKDNEEVKTSPSLCFASLSFKTSHFFYTSSFTSLKCEVTDGDKVMQFSPSGDKTGEDTTTTTTTTTTTEEDTKGGDTTKTFWVYVLSAVVLVALLIIIVFVVKWKINKGNTTRTNNNDVPTAPPAAEAPLTDVSMSLSGHVVSSMQAGPEDGVSYATISYTQKADSKAQGRSNHGDDAVTYSTVKASSADPSNVYASIT encoded by the exons aTGGCTGAATTCAGAGGGATTCAAACCTCTTTGCTGCTGATTCTGATGCTTCAGTTTACAG aagcagcaacagaacaacgtctcactgtcagagatggagatgaagtcACTTTGCCTTGTAACAGTGTGACTGAGGACCAGAACAACTGTGACTCTACTGTGTGGCTCTTCACTTATTCAAGAAGCACACAAGCAGTAGTTCTGGTTAGAAACGGGCAGATTGATGAAGCCAAAGCTGAATCAGACAGACTGAGTGTTTCACAGAACTGTTCTCTGGTTATGAAGAAGGTCACACATGGAGATGTTGGTCGTTATGTCTGCAgagagttcagaccaggaggACAACATAAAGATGCTGAGGTTCATCTGTCTGTTGTTTCCA TGACTGAAGAGACGAACAGAGACAAGGTGACGTTAAGATGCTCTGTGTGGACGTATGAACGATGTGAACACACAGTGAAGTGGATGAATGGTGGTCAACATGTGGACAAAGACAACGAAGAAGTGAAGACATCACCGTCTCTCTGCTTCGCCTCTCTGTCCTTTAAGACTTCTCACTTCTTTTACACATCAAGCTTCACTTCATTGAAGTGTGAAGTGACCgatggagacaaagtgatgCAGTTTTCTCCCTCAGGTGATAAAACAG gtgaagacacaacaacaacaacaacaacaacaacaacaactgaagagGACACAAAAGGAGGAGACACTACgaaaacat TTTGGGTCTACGTCCTTTCGGCCGTTGTTCTTGTTGCTCTCTTGATAATCATCGTGTTTGTCGTCAAATGGAAGATCAAcaaag GCAACACAACACGGACGAACAACAACGAT GTGCCGACCGCCCCCCCGGCTGCAGAAGCCCCTCTCACG GATGTGTCCATGTCCCTGAGCGGCCATGTTGTCTCCTCCATGCAGGCCGGTCCTGAAGACGGTGTGTCCTACGCCACCATCAGCTACACCCAGAAGGCCGACAGTAAAGCCCAG GGTCGGAGTAACCATGGCGATGATGCGGTGACCTACTCGACCGTGAAAGCTTCCTCCGCTGATCCCAGCAACGTCTACGCCAGCATCACCTGA
- the LOC120814399 gene encoding uncharacterized protein LOC120814399 isoform X12: MAEFRGIQTSLLLILMLQFTEAATEQRLTVRDGDEVTLPCNSVTEDQNNCDSTVWLFTYSRSTQAVVLVRNGQIDEAKAESDRLSVSQNCSLVMKKVTHGDVGRYVCREFRPGGQHKDAEVHLSVVSMTEETNRDKVTLRCSVWTYERCEHTVKWMNGGQHVDKDNEEVKTSPSLCFASLSFKTSHFFYTSSFTSLKCEVTDGDKVMQFSPSGDKTVWVYVLSAVVLVALLIIIVFVVKWKINKGNTTRTNNNDVPTAPPAAEAPLTAGPEDGVSYATISYTQKADSKAQGRSNHGDDAVTYSTVKASSADPSNVYASIT; the protein is encoded by the exons aTGGCTGAATTCAGAGGGATTCAAACCTCTTTGCTGCTGATTCTGATGCTTCAGTTTACAG aagcagcaacagaacaacgtctcactgtcagagatggagatgaagtcACTTTGCCTTGTAACAGTGTGACTGAGGACCAGAACAACTGTGACTCTACTGTGTGGCTCTTCACTTATTCAAGAAGCACACAAGCAGTAGTTCTGGTTAGAAACGGGCAGATTGATGAAGCCAAAGCTGAATCAGACAGACTGAGTGTTTCACAGAACTGTTCTCTGGTTATGAAGAAGGTCACACATGGAGATGTTGGTCGTTATGTCTGCAgagagttcagaccaggaggACAACATAAAGATGCTGAGGTTCATCTGTCTGTTGTTTCCA TGACTGAAGAGACGAACAGAGACAAGGTGACGTTAAGATGCTCTGTGTGGACGTATGAACGATGTGAACACACAGTGAAGTGGATGAATGGTGGTCAACATGTGGACAAAGACAACGAAGAAGTGAAGACATCACCGTCTCTCTGCTTCGCCTCTCTGTCCTTTAAGACTTCTCACTTCTTTTACACATCAAGCTTCACTTCATTGAAGTGTGAAGTGACCgatggagacaaagtgatgCAGTTTTCTCCCTCAGGTGATAAAACAG TTTGGGTCTACGTCCTTTCGGCCGTTGTTCTTGTTGCTCTCTTGATAATCATCGTGTTTGTCGTCAAATGGAAGATCAAcaaag GCAACACAACACGGACGAACAACAACGAT GTGCCGACCGCCCCCCCGGCTGCAGAAGCCCCTCTCACG GCCGGTCCTGAAGACGGTGTGTCCTACGCCACCATCAGCTACACCCAGAAGGCCGACAGTAAAGCCCAG GGTCGGAGTAACCATGGCGATGATGCGGTGACCTACTCGACCGTGAAAGCTTCCTCCGCTGATCCCAGCAACGTCTACGCCAGCATCACCTGA
- the LOC120814399 gene encoding uncharacterized protein LOC120814399 isoform X7, whose amino-acid sequence MAEFRGIQTSLLLILMLQFTEAATEQRLTVRDGDEVTLPCNSVTEDQNNCDSTVWLFTYSRSTQAVVLVRNGQIDEAKAESDRLSVSQNCSLVMKKVTHGDVGRYVCREFRPGGQHKDAEVHLSVVSMTEETNRDKVTLRCSVWTYERCEHTVKWMNGGQHVDKDNEEVKTSPSLCFASLSFKTSHFFYTSSFTSLKCEVTDGDKVMQFSPSGEDTTTTTTTTTTTEEDTKGGDTTKTFWVYVLSAVVLVALLIIIVFVVKWKINKGNTTRTNNNDVPTAPPAAEAPLTDVSMSLSGHVVSSMQAGPEDGVSYATISYTQKADSKAQGRSNHGDDAVTYSTVKASSADPSNVYASIT is encoded by the exons aTGGCTGAATTCAGAGGGATTCAAACCTCTTTGCTGCTGATTCTGATGCTTCAGTTTACAG aagcagcaacagaacaacgtctcactgtcagagatggagatgaagtcACTTTGCCTTGTAACAGTGTGACTGAGGACCAGAACAACTGTGACTCTACTGTGTGGCTCTTCACTTATTCAAGAAGCACACAAGCAGTAGTTCTGGTTAGAAACGGGCAGATTGATGAAGCCAAAGCTGAATCAGACAGACTGAGTGTTTCACAGAACTGTTCTCTGGTTATGAAGAAGGTCACACATGGAGATGTTGGTCGTTATGTCTGCAgagagttcagaccaggaggACAACATAAAGATGCTGAGGTTCATCTGTCTGTTGTTTCCA TGACTGAAGAGACGAACAGAGACAAGGTGACGTTAAGATGCTCTGTGTGGACGTATGAACGATGTGAACACACAGTGAAGTGGATGAATGGTGGTCAACATGTGGACAAAGACAACGAAGAAGTGAAGACATCACCGTCTCTCTGCTTCGCCTCTCTGTCCTTTAAGACTTCTCACTTCTTTTACACATCAAGCTTCACTTCATTGAAGTGTGAAGTGACCgatggagacaaagtgatgCAGTTTTCTCCCTCAG gtgaagacacaacaacaacaacaacaacaacaacaacaactgaagagGACACAAAAGGAGGAGACACTACgaaaacat TTTGGGTCTACGTCCTTTCGGCCGTTGTTCTTGTTGCTCTCTTGATAATCATCGTGTTTGTCGTCAAATGGAAGATCAAcaaag GCAACACAACACGGACGAACAACAACGAT GTGCCGACCGCCCCCCCGGCTGCAGAAGCCCCTCTCACG GATGTGTCCATGTCCCTGAGCGGCCATGTTGTCTCCTCCATGCAGGCCGGTCCTGAAGACGGTGTGTCCTACGCCACCATCAGCTACACCCAGAAGGCCGACAGTAAAGCCCAG GGTCGGAGTAACCATGGCGATGATGCGGTGACCTACTCGACCGTGAAAGCTTCCTCCGCTGATCCCAGCAACGTCTACGCCAGCATCACCTGA
- the btbd9 gene encoding BTB/POZ domain-containing protein 9 has product MSNSHPLRPLASVSEIDHIHLLSEQLGALVLGEEYSDVTFVVEGKRFPAHRVILAARCHYFRALLYGGMKESQPQAEVRLEETRAEAFSMLLNYLYTGRASLSSAREEVLLDFLGLAHRYGLQPLEDSTSEFLRTVLHTNNVCLVFDVASLYSLSALSAACCAYMDRHGPEVLNSDGFLQLSKTALLTVVKRDSFAASEKEIFQALSRWCRHHEEGADTQEVMSAVRLPLMTLTEMLNVVRPSGLLSPDDLLDAIKTRSESRNMDLNYRGMLIPEENIATMKYGAQVMKGELKSALLDGDTQNYDLDHGFSRHPIEDDGRAGIQVKLGQSSIINHVRLLLWDRDSRSYSYYIEVSMDELDWVRVVDHSKYLCRSWQDLYFTPRVCRYVRIVGTHNTVNKVFHLVAFECMFTNRSFTLENGLLVPGENVATIALCASVIEGVSRCRNALLNGDTRNYDWDSGYTCHQLGSGAIVIQLAQPYCIGSLRLLLWDCDERSYSYYIEVSNNQQQWTKVVDRTRQACRSWQTLKFDKQPASFIRIVGTHNTANEVFHCVHFECPAQLDTEVNEGSPGPDPHDPGSSSPQPRPQRPSRTHSLLPSPPSSSSSLSQQ; this is encoded by the exons ATGAGTAACAGCCACCCTCTCCGGCCCCTGGCCTCCGTGTCGGAGATCGACCACATCCACCTGCTGTCCGAGCAGCTGGGGGCCCTGGTGCTCGGCGAGGAGTACAGCGATGTTACCTTCGTGGTGGAGGGGaagcggttcccggcgcaccgcGTCATCCTGGCAGCTCGTTGCCACTATTTCAG GGCCCTGCTGTACGGTGGGATGAAAGAGTCCCAGCCCCAAGCGGAGGTGCGCTTGGAAGAGACGCGGGCCGAAGCCTTCTCCATGCTGCTGAACTACCTGTACACGGGTCGGGCCAGCCTCAGCTCGGCCCGGGAGGAGGTGCTGCTGGACTTCCTGGGCCTGGCTCACCGCTACGGCCTCCAGCCGCTGGAGGACTCCACCTCCGAGTTCCTCCGCACCGTCCTGCACACCAACAACGTCTGCCTTGTTTTTGACGTGGCCAGTCTGTACTCTCTGAGTGCGCTGAGCGCGGCCTGCTGCGCCTACATGGACCGACACGGACCCGAAGTGTTGAACTCTGACGGCTTCCTCCAGCTGTCCAAG ACCGCTCTGCTGACCGTGGTGAAGCGCGACTCGTTTGCCGCCAGTGAGAAGGAGATCTTCCAGGCGCTGAGTCGCTGGTGCCGGCATCATGAGGAGGGGGCCGACACTCAGGAAGTGATGTCGGCGGTGCGGCTGCCGCTCATGACCCTGACCGAGATGCTGAACGTGGTGCGACCGTCGGGCCTGCTGAGCCCCGACGACCTGCTGGACGCCATCAAGACGCGCTCGGAGAGCCGCAACATGGACCTCAACTACCGCGGCATGCTGA TCCCGGAGGAGAACATCGCCACCATGAAGTACGGCGCCCAGGTGATGAAAGGGGAGCTGAAGTCGGCGCTGCTAGACGGAGACACACAGAACTACGACCTGGACCACGGCTTCTCCAGGCATCCCATCGAGGATGACGGGCGGGCCGGCATCCAGGTGAAGCTGGGCCAGTCGTCCATCATCAACCACGTCCGCCTGCTGCTGTGGGACAGAGACAGTCG GTCCTACTCGTACTACATTGAGGTCTCTATGGACGAGCTGGACTGGGTGCGTGTCGTGGACCATTCCAAGTACCTGTGCCGCTCCTGGCAGGATCTGTACTTCACCCCACGAGTCTGCAG GTACGTTCGCATCGTGGGGACGCACAACACGGTCAACAAGGTGTTCCACCTGGTGGCTTTTGAATGCATGTTCACCAACCGCTCCTTCACCCTGGAGAACGGCCTTCTGG TGCCCGGCGAGAACGTGGCGACCATCGCGCTGTGCGCCAGCGTCATCGAGGGCGTGAGCCGCTGCAGAAATGCCTTGCTCAACGGCGACACGCGCAACTACGACTGGGACTCCGGCTACACCTGCCACCAGCTGGGCTCCGGAGCCATCGTCATCCAGCTGGCTCAGCCCTACTGCATCGGGTCCTTGAG gctgctgctgtgggactgTGACGAGCGCTCCTACAGCTACTACATCGAGGTCTCCAACAACCAGCAGCAGTGGACGAAGGTGGTGGACCGCACCAGGCAGGCCTGCCG ATCGTGGCAGACGTTGAAGTTTGATAAGCAGCCTGCTTCCTTCATCCGCATCGTTGGGACGCACAACACCGCTAACGAG gtGTTCCACTGTGTTCACTTCGAGTGTCCGGCCCAGCTGGACACGGAGGTCAACGAGGGCAGCCCGGGGCCGGACCCCCACGACCCCGGGTCCTCGTCCCCGCAGCCGAGACCGCAGCGGCCCTCGCGCACCCACAGCCTACTTCCCTCTCCCccgtcctcgtcttcctcgctGTCCCAACAGTGA
- the LOC120814399 gene encoding uncharacterized protein LOC120814399 isoform X10 produces the protein MAEFRGIQTSLLLILMLQFTEAATEQRLTVRDGDEVTLPCNSVTEDQNNCDSTVWLFTYSRSTQAVVLVRNGQIDEAKAESDRLSVSQNCSLVMKKVTHGDVGRYVCREFRPGGQHKDAEVHLSVVSMTEETNRDKVTLRCSVWTYERCEHTVKWMNGGQHVDKDNEEVKTSPSLCFASLSFKTSHFFYTSSFTSLKCEVTDGDKVMQFSPSGDKTGEDTTTTTTTTTTTEEDTKGGDTTKTFWVYVLSAVVLVALLIIIVFVVKWKINKGNTTRTNNNDVPTAPPAAEAPLTAGPEDGVSYATISYTQKADSKAQGRSNHGDDAVTYSTVKASSADPSNVYASIT, from the exons aTGGCTGAATTCAGAGGGATTCAAACCTCTTTGCTGCTGATTCTGATGCTTCAGTTTACAG aagcagcaacagaacaacgtctcactgtcagagatggagatgaagtcACTTTGCCTTGTAACAGTGTGACTGAGGACCAGAACAACTGTGACTCTACTGTGTGGCTCTTCACTTATTCAAGAAGCACACAAGCAGTAGTTCTGGTTAGAAACGGGCAGATTGATGAAGCCAAAGCTGAATCAGACAGACTGAGTGTTTCACAGAACTGTTCTCTGGTTATGAAGAAGGTCACACATGGAGATGTTGGTCGTTATGTCTGCAgagagttcagaccaggaggACAACATAAAGATGCTGAGGTTCATCTGTCTGTTGTTTCCA TGACTGAAGAGACGAACAGAGACAAGGTGACGTTAAGATGCTCTGTGTGGACGTATGAACGATGTGAACACACAGTGAAGTGGATGAATGGTGGTCAACATGTGGACAAAGACAACGAAGAAGTGAAGACATCACCGTCTCTCTGCTTCGCCTCTCTGTCCTTTAAGACTTCTCACTTCTTTTACACATCAAGCTTCACTTCATTGAAGTGTGAAGTGACCgatggagacaaagtgatgCAGTTTTCTCCCTCAGGTGATAAAACAG gtgaagacacaacaacaacaacaacaacaacaacaacaactgaagagGACACAAAAGGAGGAGACACTACgaaaacat TTTGGGTCTACGTCCTTTCGGCCGTTGTTCTTGTTGCTCTCTTGATAATCATCGTGTTTGTCGTCAAATGGAAGATCAAcaaag GCAACACAACACGGACGAACAACAACGAT GTGCCGACCGCCCCCCCGGCTGCAGAAGCCCCTCTCACG GCCGGTCCTGAAGACGGTGTGTCCTACGCCACCATCAGCTACACCCAGAAGGCCGACAGTAAAGCCCAG GGTCGGAGTAACCATGGCGATGATGCGGTGACCTACTCGACCGTGAAAGCTTCCTCCGCTGATCCCAGCAACGTCTACGCCAGCATCACCTGA
- the LOC120808291 gene encoding AN1-type zinc finger protein 3 — MGDTSERSKLPPRCTCGFWGSSETMNLCSKCFADVQKKQPGEDCTPEPLQSAGSSQSPVFSSDASSSQSSSSTTPPGPKPPPTEEPSPTCPGTREGTSSTETAQGTLGTPTKRPRESGSDSDSEETPEKRPRPDGKEGSGEEAPVTPKQKNRRRCFRCQTKLELVQQELGSCRCGYVFCMLHRLPEQHDCLFDHLGRGREEAVLKMVKLDRKVGRSCQRIGEECS; from the exons ATGGGGGACACCAGCGAACGAAGCAAACTACCTCCCCGGTGTACGTGTGGATTCTGGGG gtccAGCGAGACCATGAACCTCTGCTCCAAATGTTTTGCCG ACGTCCAGAAGAAGCAGCCGGGGGAGGACTGCACCCCCGAGCCCCTCCAGAGCGCCGGGAGCAGCCAGTCGCCGGTCTTCAGTAGCGACGCGAGCAGCAGCCAATCATCATCGTCGACGACGCCCCCCGGCCCCAAGCCGCCGCCCACCGAGGAGCCCTCGCCCACATGTCCCGGCACGAGGGAAG GCACGTCGTCCACAGAAACAGCCCAAGGAACTCTCGGCACACCAACAAAACGTCCTCGAGAATCAG GGTCGGACTCTGACAGCGAGGAGACGCCGGAGAAGCGGCCGCGGCCCGACGGGAAGGAGGGGAGCGGCGAGGAGGCCCCCGTAACGCCCAAGCAGAAGAACCGCCGGCGCTGCTTCCGCTGCCAAACCAAActggagctggtgcagcaggaacTGGGCTCCTGCCGCTGTG GCTACGTGTTCTGCATGCTTCACCGTCTCCCCGAGCAGCACGACTGCCTGTTCGACCACCTGGGCCGCGGCCGCGAGGAGGCCGTCCTCAAGATGGTGAAGCTGGACCGCAAGGTGGGCCGCTCGTGCCAACGCATCGGGGAGGAGTGCTCCTGA